The genomic interval aagaaaaactcATTATAAACCGAAAGGGCACAAAATAGAAAAGGTCATAGGATTAGTAGAATCAATCCCAATTGTCTCTTTGTATGGTTTGTTTGATTCAGACTGTAATGACAGATGACAATAGCAATGATGATGCAATGCTTTGCGCGTGCCCTCCTGCCTGGTTCTTTTTATTGATTTCTTGGGTTAATTTCTTTTGGATAAgcattttatgtaaattttctAGACCATAGTTTTCTGAAAGAAAATTGTATCTCCTAGCAACATGCCCATTGTTTAGTCaataaaaatctgaaaataatttataaacctAATTTTAGGTTTAGGTAATTCAACTAGCTCTCATGGCCAAACCTAAATTTTGGTTAAGCCATAAACCAAGTTTGCCTTTGACCACTGCAGTATAAAGGAGAAggaaataaaatgaatgaaggatgccaaaattttcaaaagtgaagggttattattgttttcttttttcagtTTCACCCATAAACTttgttaatgttattttttggtatatataaAAAGTCTACAACTAAAAAGTATAGAAAATTTGAATCCGTGAGGTAACCTTATGCTTGCCATAAAAGTTAGATCTAATCAAGAATTTAGATTGGTCCAATTCTATAAGAATTCAGTAACCGAATCATTTTTAACAGTTCCGAAAAATAAGAACCGTAAtcaaaccattacatatataaaaccaaatcatgatCAATCCATCGCATTGGACTGGtttcggttctatccaattaatatttagcttcaaaatattttcgtaaaatatgaaattgcaaacaaatttgttaattaaaataaacccataacttcgttaatgcttcaaatcttgaagtaaaagtagaacaaaataattcatagactatctTACCAAATTagattacatcgaccatttagtatagcaatagcgcataaaagtctagaaataaaagagttcatgaataacaataactaacaacaaaaaagaaataaacaaaaactaacGGATTAAAATTgtaagtaataatatatttatgtgtatgtatatatatataaaaaaaattataatatatatacaagtataacATCGATTCCGGTTCGGTTCGAACCacggtttaaaaagaaaaatcagtaatcaaatcaaatatatcgattcttaattttttagaatcagaACCTAACCGTTGAACCATAAAACCAATCCAAAAGACACGATtcgattcggtttggtttggttcacCTGATTTtcgaatattttttgacacccctagTTAGATCCACAATGAGCCATCAATATAATGTTCTTATACATAGTATAGAAATATAAGAGTAACTTTGCATATTTTCTTGCCTCAATTAAAGTGAGACAAAGATTGATGCAAgagattaatataattttaaatagagtgttttaattttaaaatatcacaaagatgaatttaaaaaataaatttagatttcaAGTTTAGATAATtcggtataaatataattatggtattatgttattatattgATGCATTATCACAATTTAATTATAATGAcatttatttacaattaaaatacattaatataacatataaatagcTTCTAATTCTTAtttggtattttgaaaaatatcccAGATTCAGTCGTGGGCAGATTCAAAGACTACACTAGTTGGTATGGTTAATTGTTCTCCTTAGCATGCATGAATATATAGTTTATATAAAAATCAttggtaaaaagataaaaatgtcCTTGACTTCAAGTTGAATTTATTGTGGCCCTCAActtttaatttcaaacttaTTGTGCCCTTCAACTTTCAATTTTATAGCAATTACACCTATGATCTAGTAAACATAGTGCATGAGTTATATGCACGGTTGAGGAGTGTGGAGGTAGCatttatcatcttcttcttccttattcctCGTGTTGGCGACCTTTCGTCTTCCTTGACCTAATTGACCTCTCGCCTTCTTCATTGTCAATTgacctttttttcttctttgtcattGATCAACCCTAGTTCTTATCTTCTCTCCACCACCAACCATGACATCACCTTCCTCGCCGTTGAATTGATAGTGGCACCAAGCAATCGGactttgtgtttgtgaattgacGATAATATTAAGCAAACAAAGTTGTGAATCGACGACAGCAAGTACTGTCGGGGGTCTTAGTTGTCTTCACCTTCCTCTTCTGTAAGGCCAAGCTCGCCGACTTCAATCTTTGCCACGTCGTCTATTGTCGGCCCTACCTCTTCTTTTGCAACATCGAGACATGTGGCTTTTTCTCATTGGCTTGGTCAATAAGGGGCACACGTCAGACTGCGGGTGTAACTCACACGCTATACTTATTGAACTCAAATGTGTgattgttataaaattaaaagttgagagacacaatatatttaaaattaaaaattaaataacataatagaTTCAACTTCAAGGGGGTCAAACGAACTTTTACTTAAAGTTGGGAGACATTTTATGCCTTCtaacaaaaatcatatatacttAAACGTCACACGTGAAtgttaggtggtgttctctttgtatttcagttttgtattttgagttttgtgttttgagtgtctgttttgaaatttttgaaaatacgatttttttgtcattctgaaaaattatttcttaatacaaaaaaactagaaaacgcatttgctttgaaattttaaaaatgatttttttttgttattatgatattttatttaatgaatttaatttaaaataaactataaacatttattagtaaattataaatttaattcaaatattttaaattaaaaaataaaatttaaataaaataaaataaaaaaattaacaatcttaaaaatatcattaaaaaaattaatacaaacaaaacatatcacatattcaatttaatatttaaatgaaataaaacaaaaaaaataaataacaaaaaataaaaaaaaaccaaataagAGAAGTGCAAcccatcttctttcttcttccatctaGGGTTATACGCAACCCATCTTCCATCATCTTCCGTCGCCGTCGCCGTCGCCTTTTCCTTTCACTGCTGGCCGCTTCTATTTCTCCTTATCATCATCGTCGATCGCCCCATCTCCTTCCTCACCTATCATTGCGGCGGCTGACTTTCTCATCATTGTTTATCGCCCCATCTCCTTCCTCAACTAGTCGGCCATGGTAGTCAGTGGCGGGCGAGGAGGAGTTGACGACAGTGGTGGTAGGTGAAGAGGAGTTGGCGATAGTGGTGGTGGGCGAGGAGGAGTCGACGACAATGAAGGCGGGCAAGAAGAAGTCGGTGACAATGGTggaggatgaaggagaagaaaggagaggagagagagagcacgCGTTGCCTTGCGAGTGCGAGAATGGGTTTGGGAGTCGATTGGAGGGGGTGGGGGGAGGTTTCGTGTTTTGAgattgttttctgttttcagtgAGTTTTCattgaaaacactcaaaataacaaaatgttgttttgggtttcctttataaaaattttaattatttttgaaaacatgttttcaaaaataacaaaaaagaaattttttttagtgttttaaaaaattaaaaatagaaaacagcTCCAAAAGGCCAAAGAAAAGAGGCCCTTAATGTCTTGGGATAATTGGTAGCTTAGCTTGAATTGACAATGGATGGATTTCGGAGCCCTGTCAGCCGGCAGGCAGCATAAATGTCAAATTGATCGGTGGGGTCCAAAAAAGAGGTTGGCAGTTGCATTCATGATGtcacaaattaattttatttcttactaTCCAAATTTTACACCAAAGACTTGACAACTAAAGTCTGTAGCCACCCAATAAGCTTAAGGAGTGAATCGCCTGAAGCTAGaatacaactatatatatatatatatataataaacatattttatttatattatttaatcattacGACCTTATTAGCATAGGCATAGTAGATAATTAAGACCTTAGCGTAGCCGCCAAAATTAATACAGCTTGATCCATCGCAGCCGCAGCAATATTTGAAAgattacactttttttttttttgtacatgATGTATGGTTTCTAAATTGAATAATACAATTCTGAATTCCTCAGCCGTAAGGGTTTGACCTTTTCCAAGTCCAACTCCATGTACTCACTAATAATAATGACggcagcatatatatatatatatatatagccaacCAATTTGTAATCTTCTTTTGCACTTCTAAAAGGTGTTTTATGGTCTTAGCTAGCTAGGAAACTGTTTGGCTACCTTCAAACAGAATTGtcaataattgaatattaaattcctttaagaattaaatatcaaataaagcaCTCTACTTTAATTATTAGAGTTAAATTAGATCAAATTAgctatcatatttttaaaaaaatataaattataagtgcGTGGAataattctttgaattttaatttgtaattgtataggttttattttgattaaaaatacaATTGGTGCTGATAAtagaaactaataaaatatcgTTGAATGAATGGTGTTAAAAAAATATCCATCATAatgactaattaattaatgtaaccCTAAATCTAAGAAGAAATTAGTAACTTAATTGACACTTTTTAAAATACAGTACCTAATTTAGCATTGAGTCTGAAAGTACATATagagattaatttatttgatccATCTTTTTAAAActactatttattattaatatttaataaaactatttaattattattaaaaataaagtaccacaaattaatttactttatcTGAAAAGACGATGCATTAACATTACCCTCGATCGATCTTCTAATTTGGATTCGAGGGGGCTTACTTCCAATGAAGGTTAGTATATTCTTTTGAGTGTAAAAAGGAAGTTAAAAAATTTGAGGTTTATATATGGGTTCAAAataacaacttatatatattaaaaatgtaaatacaATATTATAACATCAAaccatatataattttaatattaaaattcatattacaaaattatatatgagATAGTGataacaatttaaatatataatttataagagTAGTGGTcgtacatatatagatataatataataataattatatagtaAAAGGAAAGCGTTATATATTCTAATTAAGTACAAATTAAATAGAAGAATATTAATATGCcaataaaattctgaaaaatataagttattttaattaataataatggtgatctatttaattaaagtaacagaattcatatataattgtcatcttatcataaataaaaagttaaagttAATTCAAGTACTCTCTCTAACAATTAATAATCAAAAtcacataataaaaaatcaattggGGCCGGgggcatatgtatatatatggttgaatattaataaatatttcctaGCTAGCTGTTTATGGTCTGTCTGTCATATGTATATGCAAGTCATTttctaattaattcaatttagaTGCATGTTAATCACATGAATCAAATGGGTACTTTTGATCTTATCCCCTAGCTAGCTAGCCtccagatatatatatatatatatactaattaaccTGCCCTGCCAAATTAGTCAATATATTTTAGGGTTTATGGTTATCAGAATTAATTCACATTTTGgattacataataataataattctgtAATAATATTAATAGTCTCTCTGTTGGGTTAAAATACGAGTCCTAAGACGGCAGCTGCTTGTTTTGGACTTTGAATGGATGGAAACATAAATGCTGGCCGCAGCAGCGATCCACGAAACCATCCATCAAATCAAGCATCTGTACGTATCCCTCCAATATTAAATTCGGCTGAGCAATCAAGGCTTGCCCCAGTCATCAACCTCTCCTCCtctgactctctctctctctctctctctctctctctgaaaaggTCCATTTGAAATCCTCACATTGTTTCCGTCTCCTTGCAATTTATCTTTcttctgaatatatatatatatacgtatatatatctagagagagagagagagagagagaattggagaagaTTGAACATACACTGTTGTTGATCAAGATCAAGAATCAAGATTTAGCTATGGAGAAACCAGCAAGCAAGGCCAAGAACAAGTTCTTGAAGCTGCTACCCAAAGCAGTTGCAGCCGTCAATTTCCAGAACCATCCTTTCAGCCCAACCAGGGACAAGAGACAAGATCACGTCGCAAACAGGCTCAAGACCCACTTCGGGAAAGGGTTTTCCGGCCCCATCATATCGATCATTCCGGCGGAAGCTCGCCGGAAGCCCAAGAACTCCGGCTTCGAAGCCCAGGAACCCACTTCGCCGAAGGTCTCCTGCATGGGCCAGATCAAgcataagaagaagaagaagatcaagaaagaTAAGCACGTGCCTCTGCCTAAAGATTGCAAGCCCGTCGATTCGAAGAAGAAGCTGATGAAGTTTCCGAGTTTTTTCGCCGGAGGGAAGCCGCCGGCCGCGAGAACGAAATCGGTTCCTTCTGGGGATAACAGCGCCTCCTTGTCGGATAATAGAGCGCCGCCATTGGGGCAGATGAGGCGGTTCGCGAGCGGCCGTGAATCGCTGGGCGGCTTTGATTGGACGGCTCAGGTTGCTCCGGAGGAGGGGGACCACCGGGAGAGTTCTTCCGACGAAGAGAGTGAAGGAGAAGAGAGGGAGGTCATTATTCCTTTCTCTGCACCAATCCTAATCGGCGGCCCCGGCCCCTGCTCCGGCGCCGGAGATGGAGTGGCTTTGGAGCCAAGGAAAGAGATCAATCTATGGAAGAGAAGAACCATGGCCCAACCAAGGCCTCTTCAACTTCGCCATTAATTAAAGTTTCCTGCTTTAAGATCTCTTCTTTTTGCTTTAAGATCATTTCTATGGTTTAGAAAcagatttttccttttcttttttttgttcaatATTCATAGTAATCTCTTGTGATTGtaattttctcttccttttttcctATCTTCCCCAAATCCACAGCTGTGATTGTAAATGAGATGGTGGGTCGTAGatgttgttcttgttcttgataTACTACACAACTTttcttgtttaattattttgttcattttccaACAAGTTTGTGGGGTTTCCTTTCCAATGAAGTGTTTGATCCAACAACCACTCAATTAATTCACTATttctgattaattaatttactccaagaaaatttcaaactCCACAACCAACTAGAGTTCCACTGGCATCTAGCAAGATGTTAATTATAAGTATTCTTGTGAACCCAAATACATGGCTGTTGGCCACATAATAGATACCCAGTTTCAAGGGAGAGTTTCACTGGCCACTTAATATTTTAGCGATGTAATCTTTAATGATGGAGAGACCCTCTCATTAAatctatcgctaaaaaatttagtaacgaattttgatattttaacaataaatcactaaaattctaattttttatattattattttttgtagtgcGAGTTAAGTAAAATCAAACAAGACAAacctcccccccacccccccttGTCCATATGAAAAGAAGGCCAAGAGTAGGGTCGGGAATAAGTCGAGCTGAGCCGAACTAGGCCCAATTCGAGATCAACTCGATTAATTTTAGCTTGACTCATAGCTCGATTCGAGCTCGATATGAGCTGATTTTCTTAGTTTGAGTTCGGCTCAATAATGACTACAAGCTGGCTCAGCTCGGCTCAAAATTGactattattttactattatgtatatatatatttaaataatatatgcgatatatataatatatatttaaataatatatttataaaattattaagtatttatttatattattgagtattaagtaataaatatttttttatttaataaatttataaaattaatatatatatatatataagtatatcgagCTAGCTCGTGAGCTAAATGAGTCGAGCTAATGGTAGTTCAAACTCGGCTCATTTACTAAATAAGCCAAATATTTGAATTCAAACTTGGCTCATTTATATCATGAGCTAGCTCATGAGTAGCTCGGCTCATTGCTAGTCCTAGCCAAGAGGTTCATTCTCTCTTTGTCTATACCTAAATCGCTAGATTTATACTTAGAAACTTAATAGTTACACTCAAACTAACACTTGACTCATGATTAATGGGAATGAAACTGCCTCTTTTTAGAAGTTCAGATATTaaattggttcaattttttattcatatgaaaatttgaattattttcaaatttgaactcctgatcaataaatttttattcatatgaaaatttggattatttttaattgatttgaaaatcaaatcGGTTAGATGTTcagatattaaattatttttattcatattaaattggattatttgaaaatcaaatcaaatttgtaattgatttgaaaataactttatattttatttttatttttttctctataaaaaaatttgcaaatatttgtttcttatttcaTAGCTAAATAACCAAAGCACGCCAACTAGGCCTGACCAGTTCAGTTTGAATTATGAGCCAAACTGGAATTGTTCTTTTAAAAACTGAATTAAAATTGAAACCGAAACCAAAGCTGGAACTAGTTTAaatcgttaaaaaataaattaaataaatatataatataatacacaaTAACTagtactttaaaaaataatttatattaaattaaggAGATTATAAATTCAAATGATAAGTAAACCagctaactttatttttttttaaatcttaaaaaaattacatagacaatttgatttatataaattaaatttaaaatttttttattaactcaATTCAAATTAGAATTGAAACCGTTAATTAGAAATTAGGACCCAATCATCAAGAAACCAAAATTAGAATCATCTCTAGACAATTCAATTTCGATTCCATTAAAAAGTGAAACCGAAACCGTCGGTTTCAAAGCGGTGCTCAAAACCCTAAATTGCCAGCGAAATTTAATAGTTGAGTGCATGGATGGCAATGGGGTAGGTTTAAGACAGGGCAACTCTCCCCATCCTCGACCCTACACCCTCTGTCCCTACCCCACACCGCGTATGAGGAATCAAAATTGAACCCAACCCTGGCCCACAATGGGGATAGggcattaaattttttataataattattctacaataataaataacaaattataaattttataaaaaaatattaatttaaaataaaacaatttgcTTGTTGTTTGAAcagatatatataatagtttataaaataaaaaatattattaaaacaaaacatatatattatattttatataaatatataatttaatttatatatactccATTGGGGTAGCATTAGGGTTggtaatggttcggtttggtttcgatttttgccaaaactataaccaaactaaacttaaattactaaaactaaaaccaaaccattacccatttggttttaaaaatttaaaaccataaccaaaccattcggtttcggtttggtttcggtttaaccatgatttttttagtttaatccatatcaacaaataaagacaaatagcattcataaatttttttgataatttcacaacaaacaaagataaattctaataaagttaccttattcttgcataaagttacaaaacttatcggatataaaatcacatttccaaacctacaattgttaagatcaataaattagtatgtgcataattaaattgtaatttaagctaaaaaaaattagttacgaaagttaataccttcatcaacaacattaatatattcttcgtaaattgatgcatatccatctgaatTGAATGAGCCAATTCcatctaataaaattataaatataaaaaataaattaatatgaagagagatgacgtagagagcgagaggcaacgagggtgagagagatcgagggcgagcgagagcaagagaaatctagcgagggcgagtgagagcaagagagatgcagagaacGAGGGCAATTGGCGAGCTCGCgtggaggagcaagagaaatgaggcagaaagggtgagagagattgagggcaagcgagagcaagagagatccagggagggcgagcgagagcaagagacatgCAGAGAGCAAAGGCGAGGGCGGGCGGACGAGCGAGATGCAGCGAGgatgagagagagtgagagcgaggttgagaaaggaaggagaagagaaggtgagaagggtttgcaagcaaggcaattgggctggggtgggcTAGCCTCAGATGGGCTGGGCTCAGGTGggcggggttgtatataatatatattatatatattcggttcgattcggttacccaccattcagttcggtttcggttcgggttttggtttggttttagtgaaaaccataaccaaaccatacccattgaaacaatgTTCGATTTTTCcccgaaccaaaccattacccagtcaaacggtttttaactGCGTTGACCGGTTCAATTTCGGTTCGGTTCCCCACGGTTttggttgcaattgccatccctaggtagcatgggattttttttttcccatccCTTATTGAGTGGTTTCAAATAAAAGGTAAGTTGGTTTGCATTTTGGAGAAGTAGACAAACTCCTAAAAtggttttatttaaaacaacaacatatccagcctttatcccattatgtggggtcggctacatgaattctagacttccatgtatttctatcttttctcatattttcattgagatccatacacttcatatcaaactttaatgtctctctcaaagtcttcttagatctgcctctacctctttttttgattagttgttctatttcatcaactctcctcacaagagcgtctcttggtctccttctcacatgaccaaactattttagtctagtctctctcatcttctcctctattggtaCTACTCCTattttattacgaataacttcatttctaattttatcttttcttgtatggccgcacatccatcttaatatcctcatctccgctacactcgtcttttgctcatattggtatttgactgcccaacattctgagccgtacaacaaaactggtcttataggtgtcctatagaattttcctttcaattttaatgggattttactgtcacataacacccccgatgcatttctccattttaaccagcctaccttaattctatgtgtgacatcctcgtgaatttctccatctttttgaatcactgatctcaaatatcgaaaataatcttttctttgtaagatttggtcttccaattttattataacatcctccactcttgcattcttactaaatttacattccatatattctgttttctttctgcttaatttaaatcccttagattctaaattgtttctccataactcaagcttagtgttcactccttcttttgtttcatccacca from Diospyros lotus cultivar Yz01 chromosome 8, ASM1463336v1, whole genome shotgun sequence carries:
- the LOC127807276 gene encoding uncharacterized protein At1g76070, which translates into the protein MEKPASKAKNKFLKLLPKAVAAVNFQNHPFSPTRDKRQDHVANRLKTHFGKGFSGPIISIIPAEARRKPKNSGFEAQEPTSPKVSCMGQIKHKKKKKIKKDKHVPLPKDCKPVDSKKKLMKFPSFFAGGKPPAARTKSVPSGDNSASLSDNRAPPLGQMRRFASGRESLGGFDWTAQVAPEEGDHRESSSDEESEGEEREVIIPFSAPILIGGPGPCSGAGDGVALEPRKEINLWKRRTMAQPRPLQLRH